Proteins encoded together in one Lathyrus oleraceus cultivar Zhongwan6 chromosome 5, CAAS_Psat_ZW6_1.0, whole genome shotgun sequence window:
- the LOC127083043 gene encoding protein NOI4 produces MASYSEQDGKPLPKFGDWDVNDPASAEGFTVIFNKARDDKKIASASGRFPSQRRYDSRGRNKNNNKNTKTSSKKKWFCFSA; encoded by the exons ATGGCTTCG TATTCCGAACAAGATGGAAAACCTCTGCCAAAATTCGGAGACTGGGATGTAAACGATCCAGCCTCGGCTGAAGGGTTTACTGTTATATTCAACAAGGCGAGAGACGACAAGAAAATCGCATCCGCTTCTGGACGCTTTCCTTCGCAACGAAGATACGACTCTCGCGGTCGCAAcaagaataataataaaaacacAAAGACCTCATCAAAG AAAAAATGGTTTTGCTTTAGTGCTTAG